One stretch of Meriones unguiculatus strain TT.TT164.6M chromosome 7, Bangor_MerUng_6.1, whole genome shotgun sequence DNA includes these proteins:
- the LOC110545632 gene encoding spermatogenesis-associated protein 21-like → LGCPPFPLPPRPPQKPGNLLTRHSYEEQAGRGHKGRALRQPEPPTATPTKEDRTTLKGKEFKGDGATNPHWSGPDARPQSVTDDSLLPLTSRQLAAFQDVFKLFSCSPTGTVDMHSMKMALRHVGMQLGPQEMCEALRLADLDGDGIVSFKDFLGVLTDNHRLAQCMVHMKNSRSYEPQGLQTLFLEVLFKLLSQGFVPFRSRQEMISYYFKKQRALRLSMCGNRRARGQGGRSPYAQIPSLTGRPRPEHRISNRALGSDVRLPKPEKPGRPKLPPSLWPLGKGPLRPPAGLVSQPVEQMRPQKLSPSPTTLVQRHPNSPSPAYFQRSAMKSLYK, encoded by the exons CTGGGctgtcctcccttccccctgCCTCCAAGGCCTCCACAGAAGCCTGGGAATCTCCTCACAAGACATTCATATGAGGAGCAGGCTGGCAGGGGGCACAAAGGGAGGGCGCTGCGCCAGCCAGAGCCCCCAACAGCCACGCCCACAAAGGAGGACCGGACCACACTGAAGGGAAAAGAATTCAAGGGCGATGGAGCCACCAATCCACACTGGTCAGGCCCAGATGCCAGGCCTCAGAG TGTGACCGATGACAGCCTGCTACCCCTGACATCCCGGCAGCTGGCAG CCTTCCAGGATGTCTTCAAACTGTTCAGCTGCAGCCCCACAGGCACCGTGGACATGCACAGCATGAAAATGGCCCTTCGCCACGTGGGGATGCAGCTGGGCCCACAGGAGATGTGTGAGGCCCTTCGGCTGGCGGACTTAGATG GTGATGGAATCGTAAGCTTCAAAGACTTCCTAGGTGTCCTCACTGACAACCACCGCCTGGCTCAGTGCATGG TCCACATGAAGAACAGTCGGAGCTATGAGCCCCAGGGCCTGCAGACCCTGTTCCTCGAGGTGCTGTTCAAGCTGCTGAGTCAGGGCTTTGTGCCGTTCAGATCAAGGCAAGAGATGATCAG cTACTATTTCAAGAAGCAGCGGGCTCTGCGGCTGAGCATGTGCGGTAATCGCCGGGCTCGCGGCCAGG GTGGGCGCAGCCCCTACGCTCAGATTCCCAGCCTGACCGGGCGCCCGAGGCCAGAACACAGGATTTCGAACCGAGCCCTAGGCTCCGACGTCCGCCTCCCCAAGCCCGAAAAGCCAGGCCGCCCGAAACTCCCTCCCAGCCTGTGGCCACTCGGCAAAG gTCCCCTCCGCCCTCCCGCTGGACTAGTGAGCCAGCCGGTGGAGCAAATGCGCCCCCAGAAGCTGTCTCCTTCCCCGACAACTCTAGTGCAGAGGCACCCCAACTCCCCTTCGCCAGCCTATTTCCAGAGATCTGCTATGAAGAGCTTGTACAAATAA
- the Spata32 gene encoding spermatogenesis-associated protein 32 isoform X1 → MGVTDVSAFPCCGKSSVDIVERTNDYYHTHGKAEEEEPELEAELPKQDPLPKAHPDPDLGPVPQLEEMEPAVSSAPTSKAKGDCVTESPEQQNYRLEPLKSYEKDRKEWSPTNRTWTLSTNSSKREEGQVSDEFRSIRVQTSKHLFWSNKLIQASEHSLQRALEKHKSSREKKSVTISQALTDSAPRPASPHMSYTSLPTAMGLADLINFASSLAVASSSNVETPNLENMIKVTSEKSQNTSLELCQPVQAIEFAQATQISQISSEKPNKSPKDTSHNSWTQETRNVSYLDISKNGLKKATIQGEVKFVQASSTSPPFQGAKEDSMPRTKKGNPLLLKIHFKLSSPHPQRNN, encoded by the exons ATGTCAGTGCATTCCCCTGCTGTGGCAAGAGTTCAGTGGACATTGTGGAAAGAAC GAATGACTACTACCACACCCATggaaaagcagaggaggaagaaccagag CTGGAAGCAGAATTGCCAAAGCAGGACCCCCTACCCAAAGCGCACCCAGACCCAGACCTAGGCCCGGTACCACAGCTGGAGGAGATGGAGCCAGCGGTATCCTCTGCACCTACGTCTAAGGCCAAAGGGGACTGCGTCACTGAAAGCCCAGAGCAGCAGAACTACAGGCTCGAACCCCTCAAGTCCTATGAGAAAGATCGGAAAGAGTGGTCACCCACAAACAGGACCTGGACCCTTAGTACAAACTCAAGcaaaagggaggaagggcaggtgtCGGACGAGTTTCGTTCCATCCGTGTGCAGACCTCCAAGCACCTTTTCTGGTCAAACAAGCTCATCCAGGCCTCAGAGCACAGCCTACAGCGCGCCTTAGAAAAACACAAAAGCTCCCGGGAAAAGAAGTCTGTGACCATATCCCAGGCCCTCACAGACAGCGCCCCCCGGCCAGCAAGCCCCCACATGTCTTATACCAGCCTGCCCACAGCCATGGGCCTGGCAGATCTGATCAATTTTGCGTCTtccctggctgtggcctcctccagCAACGTGGAGACACCCAACCTAGAGAATATGATCAAAGTTACCTCTGAGAAGTCTCAGAATACCTCTCTAGAGCTTTGCCAGCCTGTCCAGGCCATCGAGTTTGCCCAGGCTACCCAGATCAGCCAGATATCCTCGGAGAAACCAAATAAATCACCCAAAGACACAAGTCACAACTCTTGGACTCAGGAGACCAGGAATGTCTCTTACCTAGATATTAGCAAGAATGGGCTCAAGAAGGCTACCATCCAAGGGGAAGTGAAGTTTGTCCAGGCATCAAGCACATCCCCTCCGTTTCAGGGAGCCAAAGAAGA CTCGATGCCAAGAACCAAGAAAGGGAATCCATTATTGCTGAAAATCCATTTTAAGCTGTCATCCCCCCACCCTCAGAGAAATAACTAG
- the Spata32 gene encoding spermatogenesis-associated protein 32 isoform X2 produces MEPAVSSAPTSKAKGDCVTESPEQQNYRLEPLKSYEKDRKEWSPTNRTWTLSTNSSKREEGQVSDEFRSIRVQTSKHLFWSNKLIQASEHSLQRALEKHKSSREKKSVTISQALTDSAPRPASPHMSYTSLPTAMGLADLINFASSLAVASSSNVETPNLENMIKVTSEKSQNTSLELCQPVQAIEFAQATQISQISSEKPNKSPKDTSHNSWTQETRNVSYLDISKNGLKKATIQGEVKFVQASSTSPPFQGAKEDSMPRTKKGNPLLLKIHFKLSSPHPQRNN; encoded by the exons ATGGAGCCAGCGGTATCCTCTGCACCTACGTCTAAGGCCAAAGGGGACTGCGTCACTGAAAGCCCAGAGCAGCAGAACTACAGGCTCGAACCCCTCAAGTCCTATGAGAAAGATCGGAAAGAGTGGTCACCCACAAACAGGACCTGGACCCTTAGTACAAACTCAAGcaaaagggaggaagggcaggtgtCGGACGAGTTTCGTTCCATCCGTGTGCAGACCTCCAAGCACCTTTTCTGGTCAAACAAGCTCATCCAGGCCTCAGAGCACAGCCTACAGCGCGCCTTAGAAAAACACAAAAGCTCCCGGGAAAAGAAGTCTGTGACCATATCCCAGGCCCTCACAGACAGCGCCCCCCGGCCAGCAAGCCCCCACATGTCTTATACCAGCCTGCCCACAGCCATGGGCCTGGCAGATCTGATCAATTTTGCGTCTtccctggctgtggcctcctccagCAACGTGGAGACACCCAACCTAGAGAATATGATCAAAGTTACCTCTGAGAAGTCTCAGAATACCTCTCTAGAGCTTTGCCAGCCTGTCCAGGCCATCGAGTTTGCCCAGGCTACCCAGATCAGCCAGATATCCTCGGAGAAACCAAATAAATCACCCAAAGACACAAGTCACAACTCTTGGACTCAGGAGACCAGGAATGTCTCTTACCTAGATATTAGCAAGAATGGGCTCAAGAAGGCTACCATCCAAGGGGAAGTGAAGTTTGTCCAGGCATCAAGCACATCCCCTCCGTTTCAGGGAGCCAAAGAAGA CTCGATGCCAAGAACCAAGAAAGGGAATCCATTATTGCTGAAAATCCATTTTAAGCTGTCATCCCCCCACCCTCAGAGAAATAACTAG